One stretch of Variovorax sp. TBS-050B DNA includes these proteins:
- a CDS encoding TRAP transporter substrate-binding protein has protein sequence MHVAALILAFAATSSGAQPSASAPRLRIVGGLGAISQFTLHESRFWNEDLRRLSGGKYSATIVPFDQAGVPGQEMLNLMRLGVIPFGTALLSQVSSEYPELGTPDIAGLNPDMPSLRRVITAFRPYLEKNLRERHGVELLAVYAYPAQVIFCKQPVKQLSDLAGRRVRVSSNSQADFIRALRGIPVPTEFSEVMANMRSENTQCAITGAMSGNTIGLHLVTRSIYTMPINWGLAVFGANADAWNALPPDLQALLKAELPKLEAAVWSESERDTGNGIACNTGAAGCTKGTRGAMVESHPSAEDDRRRREIFAASVLPRWMQRCGRVCAEVWEQTVGPVVGIKASAIPQ, from the coding sequence GTGCATGTTGCCGCTCTCATTCTGGCTTTCGCGGCGACGAGCAGCGGGGCGCAGCCGTCCGCGTCCGCGCCGCGGCTGCGGATCGTCGGCGGCCTGGGCGCCATCAGTCAGTTCACGCTGCATGAATCCCGCTTCTGGAACGAGGACCTGCGGCGCCTGAGCGGCGGCAAGTACAGCGCCACCATCGTGCCCTTCGACCAGGCCGGCGTGCCGGGGCAGGAGATGCTCAACCTGATGCGGCTGGGCGTCATTCCGTTCGGCACCGCGCTGCTGAGCCAGGTGAGCTCCGAATATCCCGAGCTCGGCACGCCCGACATCGCCGGCCTCAATCCCGACATGCCGTCGCTGCGGCGGGTCATCACCGCCTTCCGGCCGTATCTCGAGAAGAACCTGCGCGAGCGGCACGGCGTCGAGCTGCTCGCGGTGTATGCCTATCCGGCGCAGGTGATCTTCTGCAAGCAGCCGGTGAAGCAGCTTTCCGACCTGGCCGGGCGCCGCGTGCGCGTGTCGAGCAACAGCCAGGCCGATTTCATCCGGGCGCTGCGCGGCATTCCCGTGCCCACCGAGTTCTCGGAAGTCATGGCCAACATGCGCTCCGAGAACACCCAGTGCGCGATCACCGGCGCGATGTCGGGCAACACCATCGGCCTGCACCTCGTGACCCGGTCGATCTACACCATGCCGATCAACTGGGGCCTGGCGGTCTTCGGTGCCAACGCGGATGCCTGGAACGCGCTGCCGCCGGACCTCCAGGCGCTGCTGAAGGCCGAGCTGCCGAAGCTCGAGGCCGCGGTCTGGAGCGAGTCGGAGCGCGACACCGGCAACGGCATCGCGTGCAACACCGGCGCCGCCGGCTGCACGAAGGGCACCCGCGGCGCCATGGTCGAGTCGCATCCTTCCGCCGAGGACGACCGGCGCCGGCGCGAGATCTTCGCCGCCAGCGTGCTGCCGCGCTGGATGCAGCGCTGCGGGCGCGTCTGCGCGGAGGTGTGGGAGCAGACCGTCGGCCCCGTCGTCGGCATCAAGGCGTCCGCCATACCGCAGTGA
- a CDS encoding EAL domain-containing protein: MTKLLPRRITGFVYGVAAVFLVAVSAIAGFMTWQMREKAIADAETEAVRFVGSSEAALNRSLLGVDVLLAGLGQFLRNSTGASIARDISHPEAAQLIETVVRQSLLVRYIAFLTPDGQVVGSSDRRGAQLAVQLPDRFLKELLDRPGSMLAISTPATSAATSQQVLYFARVLRLADGSRLVAVAEVQVSMLTTILAQGANIRGLEVTLERESGALLASMPPRDDLAGRTLSPILSERASDGRPHRMLSRLSGKPAVVAARPGLYRNLMIVASIPLDAALEGWRRERNFIVGVALAFALLILAISYFAHVQLRRQWRARVELIRSKATLDQALESMVDGFVLLDPQDRVLTWNRRFVDYFPWVEPLMAPLAPFKDIDEENARHLLGQNEQELTMLSGQVILVVKSPTPDGGMVCVYRDVTEKKRHVADILEGKAQLQATLDALPDVLLEAGIDGRCYRFHSPRRPRPSIKVREPVGKLMSDLLPKNAAAEVMVALRDAFETGFSSGRQFENRAARGTTWFEISVSRKLIGEGAAARFIVILRDITEAKLAAREIEHLAFYDILTGLPNRRLLLHRLQSTVDANIRRMRHGALLFLDLDDFKTLNDALGHATGDGLLKQVAVRLQDCLAEGGTVARLGGDEFVVLLENLSDDPAVAAMQANAVGEAVLTSINRSFQLGDHQYHSTCSIGAVVFSGAHQSLEDLLKQADIAMYYAKSAGGNALRFFEAAMQTAITARATLESELHAAIEGEQFVLHYQSQVRSDGHIVGAEVLIRWHHPARGLVQPGGFIELAEETGLIVPIGMWVLETACRQLERWSHDPRRRHLRLAVNVSARQFRTDDFVDRVRDVLHRTGADPTRLELELTESLLQDKVTETIEKMQALATLGVRFSMDDFGTGFSSLSYMTQLPLNQIKVDKFFVQSIGMDPKVQLIIQAIIGMARNLDLEIVAEGVETQSQFEFLQAHGDMLCQGYLFSKPVPLEQFEAQLDVEMAS, translated from the coding sequence GTGACCAAGCTGCTGCCCCGCCGCATCACCGGCTTCGTCTATGGCGTGGCGGCGGTGTTTCTCGTCGCCGTGTCCGCGATCGCCGGCTTCATGACCTGGCAGATGCGCGAGAAGGCGATCGCCGACGCCGAGACCGAGGCGGTCCGCTTCGTCGGCAGCTCCGAGGCCGCGCTCAATCGCAGCCTGCTGGGTGTGGACGTGCTGCTCGCGGGCCTCGGCCAGTTCCTGCGCAACTCCACCGGGGCGAGCATCGCGCGCGACATCTCGCACCCGGAGGCCGCGCAGCTGATCGAGACCGTGGTGCGCCAGAGCCTGCTGGTGCGCTACATCGCCTTCCTCACGCCCGACGGCCAGGTGGTCGGCTCCTCCGACCGCCGCGGCGCGCAGCTCGCGGTGCAGTTGCCCGACCGGTTCCTGAAGGAGCTGCTCGACCGCCCCGGCTCGATGCTCGCGATCAGCACGCCCGCCACCAGCGCGGCCACCTCGCAGCAGGTGCTGTACTTCGCGCGCGTGCTCCGGCTCGCCGACGGCAGCCGGCTGGTGGCGGTGGCCGAGGTGCAGGTCTCGATGCTGACCACGATCCTCGCGCAAGGCGCCAACATCCGCGGGCTGGAGGTCACGCTCGAACGCGAGTCGGGCGCGCTGCTCGCGAGCATGCCGCCGCGCGACGACCTCGCCGGCCGCACGCTGAGCCCGATCCTGAGCGAGCGGGCGAGCGACGGCCGGCCGCACCGCATGCTCTCTCGGCTCAGCGGCAAGCCTGCCGTGGTGGCCGCCCGCCCCGGGCTCTATCGCAACCTGATGATCGTGGCGAGCATCCCGCTCGATGCCGCGCTCGAAGGCTGGCGCCGGGAGCGCAACTTCATCGTCGGCGTCGCGCTCGCGTTCGCGCTGCTGATCCTCGCGATCAGCTATTTCGCGCATGTGCAGCTGCGGCGGCAGTGGCGCGCGCGCGTGGAGCTGATCCGCTCGAAGGCCACGCTGGACCAGGCGCTCGAATCGATGGTCGACGGCTTCGTGCTGCTCGATCCGCAGGACCGGGTGCTGACGTGGAACCGCCGCTTCGTCGACTACTTCCCCTGGGTGGAGCCGCTGATGGCGCCGCTCGCACCCTTCAAGGACATCGACGAGGAGAACGCCCGCCACCTGCTGGGGCAGAACGAGCAGGAACTCACCATGCTCAGCGGCCAGGTGATCCTCGTGGTGAAGAGCCCCACGCCCGACGGCGGCATGGTGTGCGTCTACCGCGACGTCACCGAGAAGAAGCGCCACGTCGCCGACATCCTCGAGGGCAAGGCGCAGCTGCAGGCCACGCTCGACGCGCTGCCCGACGTGCTGCTGGAGGCCGGCATCGACGGCCGCTGCTACCGCTTCCATTCGCCGCGCCGCCCGCGGCCCTCGATCAAGGTGCGCGAGCCGGTCGGCAAGCTGATGTCGGACCTGCTGCCGAAGAACGCCGCCGCCGAGGTGATGGTGGCGCTGCGCGACGCCTTCGAGACCGGCTTCTCCTCGGGCCGGCAGTTCGAGAACCGCGCCGCGCGCGGCACCACCTGGTTCGAGATCTCGGTGTCGCGCAAGCTGATCGGCGAGGGCGCGGCCGCGCGCTTCATCGTGATCCTGCGCGACATCACCGAAGCCAAGCTCGCCGCGCGCGAGATCGAGCACCTGGCCTTCTACGACATCCTCACGGGCCTGCCCAACCGCCGGCTGCTGCTGCACCGGCTGCAGTCCACGGTGGACGCCAACATCCGGCGGATGCGCCACGGCGCGCTGCTGTTCCTCGACCTGGACGACTTCAAGACGCTCAACGACGCGCTCGGCCATGCCACCGGCGACGGGCTGCTCAAGCAGGTCGCGGTGCGCCTGCAGGACTGCCTGGCCGAGGGCGGCACCGTCGCGCGGCTCGGCGGCGACGAGTTCGTGGTGCTGCTCGAGAACCTCAGCGACGACCCCGCCGTCGCGGCGATGCAGGCCAACGCCGTCGGCGAGGCCGTGCTCACGAGCATCAACCGCTCGTTCCAGCTCGGCGACCACCAGTACCACAGCACCTGCAGCATCGGCGCCGTGGTGTTCAGCGGTGCGCACCAGTCGCTCGAAGACCTGCTGAAGCAGGCGGACATCGCGATGTACTACGCCAAGTCCGCGGGCGGCAATGCGCTGCGCTTCTTCGAGGCCGCGATGCAGACGGCCATCACCGCGCGCGCCACGCTCGAGAGCGAGCTGCATGCGGCCATCGAGGGCGAGCAGTTCGTGCTGCACTACCAGAGCCAGGTGCGCTCCGACGGCCACATCGTCGGCGCCGAGGTGCTGATCCGCTGGCACCATCCGGCGCGGGGCCTGGTGCAGCCCGGCGGCTTCATCGAGCTGGCGGAAGAGACCGGGCTGATCGTGCCGATCGGCATGTGGGTGCTCGAGACCGCCTGCCGGCAGCTCGAGCGCTGGAGCCACGATCCGCGGCGCCGGCACCTGCGGCTCGCGGTCAACGTGAGCGCGCGCCAGTTCCGCACCGACGACTTCGTCGACCGCGTGCGCGACGTGCTGCACCGCACCGGCGCCGACCCCACGCGGCTGGAGCTGGAGCTCACCGAGAGCCTGCTGCAGGACAAGGTGACCGAGACCATCGAGAAGATGCAGGCGCTCGCCACGCTCGGCGTGCGCTTCTCGATGGACGACTTCGGCACCGGCTTCTCGTCGCTGTCGTACATGACGCAGCTGCCGCTGAACCAGATCAAGGTCGACAAGTTCTTCGTGCAGAGCATCGGCATGGACCCGAAGGTGCAGCTCATCATCCAGGCCATCATCGGCATGGCGCGCAACCTCGATCTGGAGATCGTCGCCGAAGGCGTCGAGACGCAGTCGCAGTTCGAGTTCCTCCAGGCCCACGGCGACATGCTGTGCCAGGGCTATCTGTTCAGCAAGCCGGTGCCGCTCGAGCAGTTCGAGGCGCAGCTGGACGTCGAGATGGCGAGCTGA